GGCATCAAACACTGAAAAGCGAAGAACTTACGGAAATCCTCGCTGCCCATGCGACGTTGCTGGGCGAGGCGGCCAACGCCGGGAATAAGGCCGATTCCGATCGATCATTGGAAGCGGTGCTCGTCGCCATGGATCGTGGATTGACGCCGTTGGTGCAGCGCGCAGCCGCCAAAGCGGGACGAATGCACTTGTTTTTGAATGCGATGGTGCATCTGGCCGTTTCAACGCCGATCATCGGCATCTTCTCGGAGAAGCATTGGGGATTGGCGCTTTCCAATGCGGTAATGGCGGTTTTGTTATTGATGAGTGATTGGATGCGCCGGAAAGCCGCTGCGGCGCAACTGCAAGAGATTGTTCGATTTCGAGAAGCAACCCGCCGAAACGAGCCAAGCGACGGGACACCGATTGAGCGGAACCCCATGACCGAATGAGCCAGGGATTCCGCTTGGTGGAATGAGCTGGACTGCAATGGGCGATCCCGAACCAATCGCGGGCGGATGATTGGTTCGGGAATCGCTGGATGGATTGGGCGACGATCAGTGATCGACCGCACCACCGCCGCGTTCTTCTTCCTCTTCTTCGTCGGAATCTTCCATCGCGTCAGCGTTGGAGTCTTGCGAGAGGAGTTTGAATTCCGGGATCGTCGGATCCGCTTCCAGCACAACGGGTTGCGTTTGCTCCACGCCATCGACGGTGAGCGTCACCCGATAGGTGCCCGCCGCCAAGGATTGCAGGAAGACACGCCCGCCACGACCTTGCGGTGCTCCAGCCCCGAGCATATCCCAACGGACGATGTGCATGCCGGGCTTCGTCTCGGTCTTGAACTCCCGCACTCGTCGTCCGGAAGCATCGACGATCGCCAACGTAACCTTTTCCGCGGGTTGGGTTAACGAATAGGCAAGGATCGTGCCCCGTTCGGGATTCTGACCTTCAAAGATCCGATTGGATGGCGAGCGGCCCGAACCCTTGATCGCCGGCACACGCCACATGGTGGCCGCCGCCGGAGCATACAGTTTGCTGGCCGCTTGCAAGTTCGCCGCCTTCATTTGTCGCAGCACGGAAATATCCGCAATCCAGATTCCGCGACCGTGGGTGGCAGCCACAAGTTCTTCCGCACTGGTGGGTTGCGCAAATTCATGCACCGCCACAGTCGGCAGATTGGTATTGAGCTTCACCCAATTTTCGCCACGATCGATCGAAGCATAGACTGCGAATTCCGTTCCGACATAGAGTAAATCGGGGTTGCGAATATCTTCGCGGAGCACACGTGTCGAACCGACGGGCAGCTTGCTATGCAGCGGCTTCCAGGTTGCTCCAAAGTCTTCTGTAACAAAGAGATACGGCTGATCGTCATTCGATCGGTGGGCATCGAAGGTGACATAGGCGCGACCCGGAGCATACCGCGATGCCTCAATCGTCGCCACCCAGCGCGGGCCGGGCAGGGGGATCTTCGCGGTCACGTTCGTCCAAGTTTGCCCGTTATCGCGGGTAATCCAGACGAAGCCATCATCGGTACCGGCCCACATCACTTCCGAGTTCAGCGGCGATTCGGCCAGCGCCGTCATGCTGCCCCGGTTGGTTCGGGTCAGTTCCGGCGAGATCCGCTTCCAACGATCGCCCCGATTCGTGCTGCGGAAGACATATTGGGCACCGATCGAAATCACACGTGGATTCGACGGTGAGAGAATGAACGGCGTATTCCAGTTCCATCGGTAGCGGGAGGTGGCTTCGTTGCCGATGCTGATCGAGGCCGCTTCGCCGGTCTTCAAATTCCGACGTCCGATCCGACCGTTTTGACTTTCGGAATAGACGACATCCGGTTCGATGCGATCGACACGACAGACGAAACCGTCGCCGCCACGGATGGTACCCCAATCGGCGTTGGTCGGTCCCATCGCCGAGATGGTCCGCGAGGGGCCACCCCAGCTACCATTATCCTGCAAACCACCGTAAACCATGTACGGTTTGCGATCATCGACATCGACATGGTAAAACTGGCAGATTGATCCCATGTGCGTGTGATGATCCCAGACTTGCCCTTGATCGTAGGTGACATACAAGCCACCGTCCGTGCCAAGCCGCAAATGCTTGGAGTTCTTCGGATCGATCCAGAGGGCGTGGTGGTCAGCATGGACGCCGGAGTTGCCATAGGCTCGGAAGGTCCGACCACCGTTGGTCGAACGATAGAGATTGACCCCCAGCACATAGATGGTCTGATCGTCGTTCGGGTCCACTCGCAAGACCGAGAAATACATCGGACGCGGATTCAAACTATTGATGCGAGTCCAGGTGGTCCCACCATCGTCGGAGCGATAGATACCCCCGGTTTGGAAGGCATCCGCCCCTTGCAGCCGATCCGGGACGTTCTCACGTTGCCCGCTGAGCGTGCTGGCATACGGGCGCGGGATGCGTCCGGCTTGCGTGTCGGGGGCTTTGGCCAACTTCACGGGGACATCCAGTTTCTTGTCACCGCGTTGGATCTTCAGCTTCACCGTGTCGCCAACACTCTTCTCGAACAGCACGCGGCTCAATGCTCGCATGTTCGCTGGTGCATCATCGATCATCAGGATCACGTCGTTGATGGCCAGTTTGGCCTGTTGTGCGGGCGAATCGGAAACGATTTCTTCGATCCGGATGCCATCGGTGACATCTTCGCCGTAGATGCCCAACTGCACGCGATCGCGTGCGGCACCCGCACCTTGACCGCCGCCTTGTCCGCCACGAGGACCACCCGCAGGCGGAGCCGTTGCCGGAAGCAATTTCACTGGAAGGGTTTGCGACTTTCCGTCACGCAGAATCACCGCCGGAACAACATCACCTTCCTTGTGTTTGCTGATGATGTCGGCCAACTCGAGATTGCTCATGGTGGGCAATTTGTCGAGGCTCGTGAGAATGTCATCGGCTTTGATCCCAGCCTTGTCCGCCGGGCCATTGGCCGTGACTTCGACAATCTTGAGACCCTTGTCGTCTTCTTCGGTGCGAACGCCGAGCAGCAGCCGCGATGGGCGTTGAGCGGGGCCGGTGCCGAATTTTTCGGTGGAGATAATCGCAAACACTTGCTTCGGATTCTTCGGCGAATAGGTCAATCCGATGCGTCCCATATTGACAGTGGGCAGACCCTTGGTGAGTTTGTTCCAAGTTTTGCCGCCATCCGTCGACTTCCAGATGCCGCTACCAGGACCGTAGGTGATGGCCGGGCCATATTCTTCGATGCCATCCGGAGCCGGGGGGCCGACGTAGCTATCGAACTCATCCCGCATGTGTTCCCAGGTGGCGGCCAAGATCGTGTTCGGATCTTCGGGATTCATCACCATGTCGATCACGCCGGTTCGTTCGTTGACGAACAGCGTTTGTTCCCAACTCTTGCCGCCATCGGTGGTTCGGTAGACGCCGCGTTCTTTGTTGAGTCCGTACAATCGTCCGATTGATCCGACGAGGACGACATCCGGGTTCTTGGGGTGAATGAGAATCTTTCCGGTTTGGTAGGTTTTCTCCAACCCCATGCGCTGAAAGGACTTCGCGCCATCGGTCGATTTGTAAACGCCGTCGCCATAGCTGACGGAGTTTCGCGGATTCGCTTCGCCGGTCCCGACCCAGACAATGTCGGGATTCGAGGGGGCCACGGCGACATCGCCGATCGAGACGGTCGATTGTTTGTCAAAATGGAACGAATACGAGGTGCCATTGTTGGTGGTCTTCAGCAGCCCACCCGAGGCACTCGCCACGTAATACGTGGAGGGGTTGCTTTCCACGACCGCGAGGGCCGTGATGCGTCCGCTCATGTTCGCCGGGCCGATACTTCGCCACGCCACAGCCGGCGTCCAGTCGATGGCCACTGGGGGCTTCGCAGGTGCCGATTTTGGGGCGTCTTTTGCCGTATCCTTTGGTGTGGCTTTGGGTTCAGACTTCGGCGACGATTTCTCGCCAGCGTCGGATTTGGACTTCGATTCCGATTTCGGCTCGTTGGGGGAGCTTTTCGGAGTCGCAGGCGATGGTTTGGTCTTTGGTTGAGCTTTGGGGGAATCTTGAGCGATAATTCCCGCAGGCAGGGCAATCAACGCCATGAGCAGTAGCGTTGCCCATCGGTATCGAATGGCAGCATTCACAGAAGTATCTCGTGCTGAATCGGTTATGATCAACGAGTCCCGGCATTTCGATGCCACATCCGAGGAGTCGGATGCGAGAGTCGGCACCTGTAAACAGAGCGACTCGCCTCGAGAAAACCAACCGAAGAAATGGAGAAATTGGATCGAAACGAAGAATGCGCCTTGTCTTCTGGTTGAGGGCTGGTACATTGCGAAAGACGAGAATGGGAA
This DNA window, taken from Tuwongella immobilis, encodes the following:
- a CDS encoding VPS10 domain-containing protein; protein product: MNAAIRYRWATLLLMALIALPAGIIAQDSPKAQPKTKPSPATPKSSPNEPKSESKSKSDAGEKSSPKSEPKATPKDTAKDAPKSAPAKPPVAIDWTPAVAWRSIGPANMSGRITALAVVESNPSTYYVASASGGLLKTTNNGTSYSFHFDKQSTVSIGDVAVAPSNPDIVWVGTGEANPRNSVSYGDGVYKSTDGAKSFQRMGLEKTYQTGKILIHPKNPDVVLVGSIGRLYGLNKERGVYRTTDGGKSWEQTLFVNERTGVIDMVMNPEDPNTILAATWEHMRDEFDSYVGPPAPDGIEEYGPAITYGPGSGIWKSTDGGKTWNKLTKGLPTVNMGRIGLTYSPKNPKQVFAIISTEKFGTGPAQRPSRLLLGVRTEEDDKGLKIVEVTANGPADKAGIKADDILTSLDKLPTMSNLELADIISKHKEGDVVPAVILRDGKSQTLPVKLLPATAPPAGGPRGGQGGGQGAGAARDRVQLGIYGEDVTDGIRIEEIVSDSPAQQAKLAINDVILMIDDAPANMRALSRVLFEKSVGDTVKLKIQRGDKKLDVPVKLAKAPDTQAGRIPRPYASTLSGQRENVPDRLQGADAFQTGGIYRSDDGGTTWTRINSLNPRPMYFSVLRVDPNDDQTIYVLGVNLYRSTNGGRTFRAYGNSGVHADHHALWIDPKNSKHLRLGTDGGLYVTYDQGQVWDHHTHMGSICQFYHVDVDDRKPYMVYGGLQDNGSWGGPSRTISAMGPTNADWGTIRGGDGFVCRVDRIEPDVVYSESQNGRIGRRNLKTGEAASISIGNEATSRYRWNWNTPFILSPSNPRVISIGAQYVFRSTNRGDRWKRISPELTRTNRGSMTALAESPLNSEVMWAGTDDGFVWITRDNGQTWTNVTAKIPLPGPRWVATIEASRYAPGRAYVTFDAHRSNDDQPYLFVTEDFGATWKPLHSKLPVGSTRVLREDIRNPDLLYVGTEFAVYASIDRGENWVKLNTNLPTVAVHEFAQPTSAEELVAATHGRGIWIADISVLRQMKAANLQAASKLYAPAAATMWRVPAIKGSGRSPSNRIFEGQNPERGTILAYSLTQPAEKVTLAIVDASGRRVREFKTETKPGMHIVRWDMLGAGAPQGRGGRVFLQSLAAGTYRVTLTVDGVEQTQPVVLEADPTIPEFKLLSQDSNADAMEDSDEEEEEERGGGAVDH